A single Ziziphus jujuba cultivar Dongzao chromosome 11, ASM3175591v1 DNA region contains:
- the LOC107434942 gene encoding dehydration-responsive element-binding protein 1B, whose product MLSIIMNFGGQSSSSTSSGHVNYTPSSQSGNSWATDHMQTNNVVKKRKAGRKKFQETRHPVYKGVRQRNGKWVCELRQPNKKSRVWVGTFPCPDMAARAYDVAALALKGESASLNFPDDVNAIPRIQSLSSIRDIQCTAAETAEAFAEVKETTSSSTSTSSSAAWFSMESLEVEMGATRKVYMDEDELFNMPALLNSMAEGLILTPPAMKKEFDWDDLEETVDFSLWSD is encoded by the coding sequence ATGCTCTCCATTATCATGAATTTTGGTGGACAATCGTCGTCGTCAACCTCAAGCGGCCACGTCAATTATACTCCAAGCTCTCAATCTGGAAATTCATGGGCCACTGATCACATGCAAACCAACAACGTCgtgaaaaagagaaaagctGGAAGGAAGAAGTTCCAGGAGACGCGTCACCCGGTGTACAAAGGAGTTCGACAGAGAAACGGTAAATGGGTTTGCGAGCTCCGGCAGCCCAATAAGAAATCTCGGGTTTGGGTCGGGACCTTTCCTTGCCCGGACATGGCAGCTAGGGCTTACGACGTAGCTGCTTTAGCACTCAAAGGCGAATCTGCATCGCTGAATTTTCCGGACGATGTAAATGCCATACCGCGGATTCAGTCTTTGTCTTCCATAAGAGATATACAGTGCACGGCTGCAGAGACGGCTGAGGCATTTGCAGAGGTTAAAGAAACTACATCTTCGTCGACGTCGACATCATCGTCGGCGGCGTGGTTTTCCATGGAGAGCCTTGAGGTGGAGATGGGAGCAACAAGGAAAGTGTATATGGATGAGGATGAATTGTTTAACATGCCTGCTTTACTGAACAGCATGGCGGAGGGTTTGATCCTCACTCCTCCAGCCATGAAAAAAGAATTTGACTGGGATGATTTGGAAGAAACTGTAGATTTTTCACTGTGGAGTGACTGA
- the LOC107434963 gene encoding uncharacterized protein LOC107434963, with product MMAQKHLHELLKEDQEPFLLKNYIADRCGQLKRPSPKTHLQVKKRKPITEASNFPGYFCKNACFFSFHDSPDLRKSPLFEFSSPAKSPCKGGSNAIFLHIPARTAALLLEASLRIQKQSTTSSKPKTHNNNNNGFGLFGSLLKRLTHRNRNRKREIEGDGVKISVKDILRWDSSVGHRKLSSEKQRMEEKKVAGVEDQSVSEISGNEIGIVSCPCTGRPSSAVWSESNEEKSLDLETSSSGLSDDSEEIEFLSRLREGGGDDDKGFCQSPFRFVLQRSPSTSGRRTPEFSSPVTSPSRHKTEDKENYDTESLKKLQAEEEEEDKEQCSPVSVLDPPFEDDDVGHDDGDEDGFDMDCSYAIVQRTKQQLLHKLRRFEKLAELDPIELEKRMLEEDDNDDNYDINDREGEEEEEECEDYVSRTSDREENVYGFVRQVLCKSSFSSMKQIPKDMKRLVSDLIVEEQKQHNAIDNEGEVVERVCERLESWKEVESNTIDMMVEQDFRRELEGWKKNQEQLGETAMDIELSIFGLLVEELAAELVFLNGI from the exons AGACCTTCCCCAAAAACCCATTTACAGGTCAAGAAACGAAAACCAATCACGGAAGCCTCAAATTTCCCCGGATATTTCTGCAAAAATGCCTGCTTTTTCTCCTTCCATGACTCTCCGGACCTCAGGAAATCCCCGCTCTTCGAATTCTCGTCTCCGGCTAAAAGTCCATGCAAAGGAGGCTCCAATGCTATTTTCCTCCACATTCCTGCTAGAACTGCAGCGCTTCTTCTTGAAGCTTCTTTAAGGATTCAGAAACAGTCTACTACTTCTTCAAAACCCAAAACccacaacaataacaacaatggTTTTGGATTATTTGGATCGTTATTGAAGAGACTAACCCATCGAAACCGAAATAGAAAAAGGGAAATCGAAGGTGATGGGGTTAAGATATCGGTTAAGGATATTCTTAGGTGGGATTCATCGGTTGGGCATAGAAAACTATCCAGTGAAAAACAGAGAATGGAGGAAAAAAAGGTGGCGGGTGTGGAAGATCAAAGTGTTTCTGAGATTTCAGGCAATGAGATTGGCATTGTTTCTTGTCCTTGCACTGGTAGGCCTAGTAGTGCTGTTTGGTCTGAGAGCAATGAAGAGAAGTCTTTGGATTTAGAGACCTCAAGCTCAGGCCTTTCTGACGACTCCGAAGAGATCGAGTTTCTATCGAGACTCAGAGAGGGCGGTGGTGATGATGACAAAGGCTTTTGTCAAAGCCCTTTTCGTTTCGTGCTTCAGAGAAGTCCGTCCACCTCAGGTCGCCGGACGCCAGAGTTTTCATCGCCGGTGACTTCCCCGAGTCGCCACAAAACAGAG GACAAAGAGAATTATGATACAGAGAGCTTAAAGAAACTCCAagcagaggaagaagaggaagataaAGAACAATGCAGTCCTGTATCCGTATTGGATCCTCCATTCGAAGACGATGACGTCGGACATGATGATGGAGATGAAGATGGTTTTGACATGGATTGCAGCTATGCTATTGTACAGA GAACAAAGCAACAGCTATTGCACAAGCTCCGAAGATTTGAGAAACTGGCCGAGTTAGATCCGATTGAACTTGAGAAaagaatgttggaagaagatgataatgatgacAATTATGATATCAATGACCGAGagggggaagaagaagaagaagaatgtgaAGATTATGTGTCAAGAACATCAGATAGGGAAGAAAATGTTTATGGTTTTGTCAGACAAGTCCTTTGCAAATCAAGCTTCAGCAGTATGAAGCAAATCCCAAAAGACATGAAGAGACTTGTTTCTGATCTCATTGTTGAGGAGCAGAAACAACATAATGCCATTGACAATGAAGGAGAGGTGGTGGAAAGAGTATGTGAGAGGTTGGAGTCGTGGAAAGAGGTAGAATCGAACACGATAGACATGATGGTTGAGCAAGATTTTAGGAGAGAACTTGAAGGTTGGAAGAAAAATCAGGAGCAACTTGGAGAAACTGCCATGGATATTGAGCTTTCTATCTTTGGTTTATTGGTTGAGGAATTGGCAGCAGAACTAGTTTTTCTAAACGGAATATAA
- the LOC107434936 gene encoding UPF0481 protein At3g47200: MGTNSAHGESNSNPHVIIAWEVDNDRLSSMEQRITESPRLLGKFAGKSSCCIFRVPQSLVEVNGKAYEPHIVSIGPYNHGQPQFKMIEEHKWRYLGSLLSRTKPKGLELKDYFKAIADLEVEARECYSQTIHLTTHEFLEMMVLDGCFIIELFRKAAKIVRFEPDDPLVTMAWIIPFFYRDFLRLENQIPFFILERLYELTKLPGDEESKTSLSLLALQFFNNAMQRPEKVIEKHRNIKGKHLLDLVRTSFIPPDPEYQERKIRNPQTHLIPCVSKLRRAGIELRPPADAESFLAVKFKRGVIEMPTVCIDDFMSSFLLNCVAFEQCYGLFCSKHFTTYATLIDCIVNTSRDVEYLCDQNIFENSFGNDAELARFSNNLGKDVAFDIELCYLSNLFNDVHEYYRNSWHVTWAGFKYTYFDTPWSFISALAALVLLLFTLAQTIYTVLGYYYDRNPRQN, encoded by the coding sequence ATGGGGACCAATTCGGCACATGGAGAATCCAATTCCAATCCCCACGTCATAATAGCTTGGGAGGTAGACAACGATCGATTATCATCCATGGAGCAGAGAATAACAGAGTCTCCAAGGCTACTCGGTAAATTCGCAGGTAAAAGCTCCTGTTGTATTTTCAGAGTCCCACAGAGCCTAGTGGAGGTCAACGGAAAGGCTTATGAGCCCCACATCGTCTCCATCGGACCTTATAACCACGGCCAACCTCAGTTCAAAATGATCGAGGAGCACAAATGGCGGTATTTGGGTTCTTTGCTTTCCAGAACAAAACCCAAAGGTCTCGAATTGAAGGACTACTTTAAAGCCATAGCAGATTTAGAAGTTGAAGCCAGAGAGTGCTACTCCCAAACAATCCACCTCACCACCCATGAATTCCTCGAAATGATGGTTCTAGATGGCTGTTTCATCATCGAGTTGTTCCGTAAAGCTGCGAAAATCGTTCGGTTTGAGCCCGATGATCCGCTCGTCACAATGGCCTggattataccatttttttacAGGGATTTTCTAAGACTCGAGAATCAGATACCATTTTTTATTCTCGAACGACTGTACGAGCTCACGAAATTGCCTGGAGATGAAGAATCCAAAACCTCTTTATCCCTTCTTGCCCTGCAATTCTTTAACAACGCGATGCAGAGGCCGGAAAAAGTCATCGAGAAGCATCGAAATATTAAAGGCAAGCATTTGCTGGATTTGGTCCGTACGAGTTTCATTCCTCCGGATCCGGAATATCAAGAGCGAAAGATCCGAAACCCCCAAACCCATTTAATCCCCTGCGTGTCGAAGCTCCGTCGAGCTGGAATCGAGCTGAGGCCACCAGCCGACGCAGAGAGTTTCTTGGCGGTGAAATTCAAGCGCGGAGTGATCGAAATGCCCACCGTTTGCATCGACGATTTCATGAGCTCATTCCTGTTGAACTGCGTGGCATTCGAGCAGTGCTACGGACTGTTCTGCTCAAAGCATTTTACCACATATGCCACGCTCATTGACTGCATTGTCAACACCTCTAGGGACGTGGAGTACCTCTGCGACCAAAACATCTTCGAGAATTCATTTGGAAACGATGCTGAACTTGCCAGGTTCAGCAATAACTTAGGCAAAGATGTGGCTTTTGATATCGAACTGTGCTACTTGTCGAATTTGTTCAATGATGTTCATGAATATTATCGCAACAGTTGGCATGTTACTTGGGCGGGATTCAAGTACACATACTTTGATACGCCTTGGTCTTTCATCTCCGCATTGGCTGCTCTTGTTCTACTGCTCTTCACCTTGGCTCAGACTATATACACCGTTCTTGGTTATTATTATGATCGTAATCCAAGGCAAAATTAA